The Saprospiraceae bacterium genome includes a window with the following:
- a CDS encoding PstS family phosphate ABC transporter substrate-binding protein, producing MKIIQYFVLLLSMISYGACNPGTTLEKSNLKGHIRVDGSSTVYVITEAIAEEYRAFTPGVKITIGISGTGGGFNKFGRKEIDIADASRNIKEKEQKNLSMAGLTILEIPIAYDGLAVVTNKANTWTNYLTSQELKELWRPEAEKKLTKWSQLRAGFPEKDIVLMGPGTASGTFDYFTEAVVGRSGSSRGDFMPSEDDNVLVQGIKGNPYGLAFFGLSFATENQNELKILSIDDGQGPVYPNKETIRNKTYLPLTRKLFIYVTNESVQKPEVVDFLRFYLRQVKEIAEEVGYIPLNDEDYDASIQELNRFVEAHVKKQMNPNNKNEQGN from the coding sequence ATGAAAATAATACAATATTTTGTACTTCTATTGTCAATGATCAGTTATGGTGCATGTAATCCAGGCACCACTTTAGAGAAATCAAATCTGAAAGGGCATATCAGAGTGGATGGCTCCAGCACAGTATATGTTATAACAGAAGCTATTGCGGAGGAATACAGAGCATTTACACCAGGCGTGAAAATAACGATCGGCATTTCAGGAACCGGTGGTGGTTTTAACAAATTCGGGCGAAAAGAAATTGATATAGCAGATGCCTCCAGAAATATAAAAGAGAAAGAACAAAAAAATCTGTCTATGGCAGGTTTGACAATTTTGGAAATCCCCATTGCTTATGATGGGTTGGCTGTAGTCACGAATAAAGCAAACACATGGACCAATTATCTCACGAGCCAGGAATTAAAAGAACTCTGGCGACCTGAAGCAGAAAAAAAACTGACCAAATGGAGCCAGTTAAGAGCTGGATTTCCTGAAAAAGATATCGTATTAATGGGACCGGGAACTGCATCCGGCACATTTGACTATTTTACAGAAGCAGTGGTAGGAAGGTCGGGATCCAGCAGAGGTGATTTTATGCCATCAGAAGATGATAATGTTCTCGTCCAGGGAATTAAAGGTAATCCTTATGGATTGGCTTTTTTCGGGCTTTCCTTTGCTACAGAAAATCAAAACGAACTCAAAATTCTGTCGATTGACGATGGTCAAGGTCCTGTTTATCCAAATAAAGAAACGATTCGAAATAAAACATACTTACCCCTGACCAGAAAATTATTTATTTATGTCACGAATGAATCCGTTCAAAAACCCGAAGTAGTTGACTTTCTTAGATTTTATTTGAGACAAGTAAAAGAAATAGCAGAAGAAGTAGGTTATATCCCTCTCAATGATGAAGATTATGATGCATCCATCCAAGAACTTAATAGATTTGTGGAGGCACATGTAAAAAAGCAGATGAACCCAAATAATAAGAATGAGCAGGGTAATTAA
- the pstC gene encoding phosphate ABC transporter permease subunit PstC: MSRVIKEKIIEILLALSAWLTIATTIAIIIILFSESIGFFEYVSVWDFITGKEWTPLFEVKKFGILPLLSGTIVTSTVAILIALPIGLTIAIYLSEYAGQQFRTIIKPLLEILAAVPTVVYGFFALTVVTPFLKEIFPSIGTFNGLSAGLVMGIMIIPMISSLSEDALYAVPKPLRDGSYGLGATRFQTAFKVLVPAASSGIIVSVILAISRAIGETMIVAIAAGQQPNLTFNPLEAMETITAYIVQVSLGDVPHGSVAYKTIFATALFLFIFTFLLNNISFYVIRKYREKYD; encoded by the coding sequence ATGAGCAGGGTAATTAAAGAAAAGATTATAGAGATTCTTTTGGCACTCTCTGCCTGGCTCACTATTGCAACAACTATAGCGATTATCATTATTCTGTTTTCAGAATCCATCGGGTTTTTTGAATATGTCAGTGTTTGGGATTTTATTACAGGCAAAGAGTGGACGCCGCTATTTGAAGTAAAGAAGTTTGGTATTTTACCTCTTTTAAGTGGTACAATTGTAACTTCAACGGTAGCGATCTTAATTGCATTGCCGATCGGTTTGACGATCGCCATTTACCTGAGTGAGTATGCAGGACAACAATTCAGAACCATCATCAAACCATTGCTTGAAATTCTGGCTGCAGTACCTACCGTGGTTTACGGCTTTTTTGCTTTAACGGTTGTTACTCCTTTTCTAAAAGAAATTTTTCCTTCCATCGGAACATTTAATGGATTGTCTGCAGGTCTGGTAATGGGGATTATGATTATCCCGATGATATCTTCCTTAAGTGAAGATGCACTTTACGCAGTCCCCAAGCCACTAAGGGACGGTTCTTACGGATTGGGAGCAACCAGATTTCAGACTGCATTTAAAGTTCTGGTCCCGGCAGCTTCGTCAGGAATCATTGTTTCTGTCATTCTGGCAATTTCCAGAGCCATAGGAGAAACCATGATAGTAGCCATAGCCGCAGGCCAGCAACCCAATCTGACATTCAATCCACTCGAAGCCATGGAGACCATCACTGCTTATATCGTACAGGTAAGTCTTGGAGATGTTCCGCATGGTTCGGTGGCCTATAAAACCATTTTTGCTACAGCATTATTTTTATTTATTTTTACATTTCTTCTCAATAATATCAGCTTTTACGTCATCAGAAAATACCGGGAGAAATATGACTAG
- the pstA gene encoding phosphate ABC transporter permease PstA, protein MTSHQKNILIDRVFRYFGIFCTFIGIVLLFIFIGTIFSEGIERLDYDFLTSLPSRKAEKAGIYTAWVGSVWLVVMTALISVPVGISAGIYLEEYYKKNRWTSLLEINIANLAGVPSIIYGILGLEIFVRTFGMGQSVLAGACTLSLLVLPIIIVSTREAIKAVPDSLRQASYGLGATKWQTTSMQILPAAIGGILTGIILALSRAIGETAPLIVIGALAYVAFVPESPLDEFTVLPMQIFNWTSRPSQAFIYNAAAGIIVLLFVTFLMNGIAVYLRHKWQSKFN, encoded by the coding sequence ATGACTAGTCATCAAAAAAATATTCTAATTGACCGTGTTTTCAGATATTTCGGTATATTCTGTACTTTTATCGGAATTGTTCTGTTATTTATCTTTATCGGAACAATTTTTAGTGAAGGTATAGAAAGATTGGATTATGATTTTTTAACAAGTTTGCCTTCACGCAAAGCAGAAAAAGCAGGCATATATACAGCATGGGTCGGTTCAGTTTGGCTGGTAGTTATGACTGCTCTTATTTCTGTTCCCGTAGGAATCTCGGCAGGTATATATCTGGAAGAATATTATAAAAAGAATCGCTGGACATCATTGTTGGAGATAAATATTGCAAATTTAGCGGGAGTACCTTCTATTATTTATGGAATTCTGGGTCTGGAAATTTTTGTTCGTACATTTGGTATGGGACAAAGTGTTCTGGCGGGAGCCTGTACCCTATCGCTGTTAGTATTGCCTATCATTATTGTTTCAACACGGGAAGCTATTAAGGCTGTTCCTGATTCGCTGAGACAGGCATCTTATGGATTAGGTGCCACCAAATGGCAAACCACCAGTATGCAAATATTACCCGCAGCTATAGGCGGTATATTGACGGGTATAATTCTGGCATTGTCGCGAGCAATCGGAGAAACCGCCCCATTGATAGTCATCGGAGCACTCGCTTATGTTGCTTTTGTGCCGGAAAGTCCTTTGGATGAATTTACAGTATTGCCGATGCAGATTTTCAACTGGACATCTCGTCCTTCACAGGCGTTTATTTATAATGCAGCGGCAGGTATTATTGTACTTTTATTTGTCACATTTCTCATGAACGGGATTGCTGTGTATCTTCGCCATAAGTGGCAAAGTAAATTTAATTAG
- the pstB gene encoding phosphate ABC transporter ATP-binding protein has product MFNKVEGIDDGSKFLIETNKLYAWYGDKPALENINLNIKEGTVTALIGPSGCGKSTLLRMFNRMNEFIENFSHSGKVHIDGIDIFDPKVSVEELRKNTGMVFQKPNPFPKSIYDNVAYGLVIQGIKNKKILDENVERSLRQAAIWDEVKDDLKKSALALSGGQQQRVCIARALAVEPKIILMDEPASALDPISTNKIEELIYQLKEKYTIIIVTHNMQQAGRVSDKTAFFYMGKLIEFKKTKTLFTNPGEELTERYITGRIG; this is encoded by the coding sequence ATGTTTAACAAAGTGGAAGGAATAGACGATGGTTCGAAATTTTTGATTGAAACAAATAAGCTCTATGCCTGGTACGGAGACAAACCGGCATTGGAAAATATTAATCTGAATATCAAAGAAGGAACCGTGACAGCATTGATCGGGCCATCCGGTTGCGGTAAATCCACTTTGCTGCGGATGTTCAACAGGATGAATGAATTTATCGAAAACTTTAGTCACTCCGGAAAGGTTCACATTGATGGAATAGATATATTTGATCCGAAAGTTTCTGTTGAGGAACTACGTAAAAATACAGGTATGGTTTTTCAGAAACCAAATCCATTTCCTAAATCCATTTATGACAATGTTGCTTATGGTCTTGTAATCCAAGGCATTAAGAATAAAAAGATATTAGATGAAAACGTCGAGCGCTCACTCAGACAAGCCGCTATTTGGGACGAAGTGAAAGACGATTTAAAAAAATCTGCTCTGGCACTTTCAGGTGGACAACAGCAACGAGTCTGTATAGCCAGAGCATTGGCAGTCGAACCAAAAATTATTCTGATGGACGAACCGGCATCCGCTTTGGACCCGATTTCTACTAATAAAATCGAAGAACTGATCTATCAATTGAAAGAAAAATACACCATAATTATAGTAACCCACAATATGCAGCAAGCGGGCAGGGTCAGTGACAAAACTGCATTCTTTTACATGGGAAAACTGATCGAATTTAAAAAAACCAAAACTTTATTTACAAATCCGGGAGAAGAACTGACGGAAAGGTATATTACGGGGAGGATTGGGTGA
- a CDS encoding T9SS type A sorting domain-containing protein, producing MKRIISFFLFLLIPYLLFSQKEDFIWQIGYEPRDLVLPHIAQDTTLGATNLDFNYDPVKIYYDPLRLWDMPGGNCSLSDKDGNLLAYSNGMVIINAENKPIADTINYGNDVAFRICIEWEANNLGNSNMAIPLGLLGIQRVILLPVRDKNYAIYNTYDYCKEVFYKLLYTSFVINETHPDGLVLTKDIELLRDSLNSSLYAIRHGNGRDWWIVTFNRGHKNMYTLLADQSGVRIMNTQSVNQVPERVNSIGQINISPDGKFIAWFTADRFTETGGGFSVAEFNRCDGTLSNIQSKVLPLLSVGNGVAFSSDSRFLYISNGLNIYQYDLSAEEVLGSEIVVAEFDGFSFSFPHDTINPLAYPVNFFMMKLGPDGRIYIFPATAANRYISVIEHPVDKGKACDVRQHSIITNTVFTRTMPNMPEFRLGPLDGSPCDTLGLDNHPVAKFRYEPDTLDHLRIRFTDLSYFRPETWSWDFGDGSPKVSDRYPFHRYTHNGTYNVCLTVSNENSSNTTCRTITIGTSSSDDTPEPSAIADITLYPNPVVDFLLVTLGEYVPEYGEIFLFDMTGRQVHTQRIWYGQNNVDMSRLSPGMYVGHITDKGRLIRTVKVVKGG from the coding sequence ATGAAAAGGATAATTTCTTTCTTTTTGTTCTTACTTATACCTTATTTATTATTTTCCCAAAAAGAAGATTTCATATGGCAAATTGGATATGAACCCAGGGATTTAGTTTTGCCACATATTGCACAAGATACTACTCTTGGTGCGACCAATTTAGATTTTAATTATGATCCCGTGAAAATCTATTATGATCCTTTAAGACTTTGGGATATGCCCGGAGGTAATTGTAGTCTTAGTGATAAGGACGGTAATTTATTAGCATACTCCAATGGGATGGTAATCATCAATGCAGAGAACAAACCAATTGCAGATACTATTAATTATGGAAATGATGTCGCTTTCAGGATTTGTATCGAATGGGAAGCCAATAATCTGGGAAATTCCAATATGGCAATTCCTTTGGGGTTATTGGGTATTCAAAGAGTGATATTACTTCCTGTGAGAGATAAAAATTACGCCATTTACAATACTTATGACTACTGTAAAGAGGTATTTTACAAATTATTGTACACGAGCTTTGTCATAAATGAGACCCATCCGGATGGACTTGTTTTAACTAAGGATATTGAATTATTAAGAGATTCTTTAAATTCTTCATTGTATGCTATACGACATGGCAATGGACGAGACTGGTGGATTGTAACTTTTAATCGGGGACATAAGAATATGTACACCTTGCTTGCAGATCAATCGGGCGTCAGAATAATGAATACACAATCTGTAAATCAGGTGCCCGAGAGAGTCAATAGTATTGGTCAGATTAATATCTCACCGGATGGTAAGTTCATAGCATGGTTTACAGCAGATCGGTTTACTGAAACAGGCGGAGGTTTTTCGGTGGCGGAATTTAATAGATGTGATGGGACCTTATCAAATATCCAGAGTAAAGTTCTACCTCTTTTAAGTGTAGGTAATGGAGTAGCATTTTCTTCAGACAGTCGATTTTTGTATATAAGTAATGGCCTGAACATATATCAATACGATTTGAGTGCTGAAGAAGTGTTAGGGTCAGAAATTGTAGTAGCCGAGTTTGATGGTTTCAGTTTTTCCTTTCCACATGATACGATTAACCCATTAGCATACCCTGTAAACTTCTTCATGATGAAATTGGGGCCTGATGGAAGGATTTATATTTTTCCTGCTACTGCGGCCAATAGATATATATCAGTAATAGAGCATCCTGTAGATAAAGGTAAGGCGTGTGATGTAAGACAGCATTCAATTATTACAAATACAGTATTTACCCGCACAATGCCAAATATGCCTGAATTCCGCCTAGGCCCCCTCGACGGCTCTCCTTGCGATACGCTCGGACTTGACAATCATCCGGTAGCGAAGTTCCGTTATGAGCCTGATACACTTGATCATCTCCGTATCCGCTTTACAGACCTGAGTTATTTCAGGCCGGAGACCTGGAGCTGGGACTTTGGGGACGGCAGTCCAAAGGTTTCAGACAGATACCCTTTCCATCGATATACACATAACGGCACTTACAATGTATGTCTCACCGTCAGCAATGAAAACAGCAGCAACACCACATGCCGTACCATTACCATCGGTACCAGCAGCAGCGACGACACACCGGAGCCATCCGCCATAGCAGACATCACACTCTACCCCAATCCGGTTGTGGACTTTCTTCTCGTAACACTGGGAGAGTACGTCCCTGAATACGGGGAGATCTTTTTGTTTGACATGACAGGCAGGCAGGTACACACACAGCGTATCTGGTACGGACAGAATAATGTGGACATGAGCAGGCTCTCACCAGGAATGTACGTAGGGCATATTACTGACAAAGGGAGATTGATCAGGACAGTGAAGGTGGTGAAGGGGGGATAG
- a CDS encoding PKD domain-containing protein translates to MMIMAFYSELNWMYGQSCNIDCPELLVNPDLIIEDGVTNGEEAYCDGNVPGWRGVDWTPHIIEEVPVCNFNITNPLTAITCLRSSGSGDFRETMVQENLNFSTDPLVEYQLRMQVRMLNCGSVGQYPEAFLDVRTAPPGHLLAHCIKVAPAWSIFGTNQIYEQLISSFNLQEINHCFTVTEPAGALWIRTHRPVILPPVDQNYSVLGIESVSLKCSTRALTDILISNTGNNYMFETTNVSEVSTFVTYHWDFGDPESGSLNTSNLAQPEHFYECPGIYRVCVNSIDNNGCCASLCEYVEIEEAEYDISFSYSDDCQTVAFLSSTSEAPVSYLWDFGDGVGTSTDAHPHYTYAQNGTYVVSLTVAFPCDVIKVDTLQIFVCCKESTCDLPFETIGILTSDCGNFVYLSSLLNNNTIPHTTSGNVKIVSDQKFSLIDNLIIDVPVRFRNTEWYCNPGTFISLAASMENISSHYSACTEMWQGIINNGYSLSFINNGSISDAEHAIWLRNNSRIWIENCTFKNNLRGIFSPTPSNVLKNIIFYPGTRISGNTFELNGQIKPPYEGQNLWQNRPIAGIDITDVAHFGVFNCTFKNLDWGIRTQGSKCVVSQSRFENTDGLRSVGIELENIIGQNLITNTNTFDNMDVGVVSYNNTMGSIDISGNNNFVCNRNIIATGIGINTSSGTDIVLNSNTFDIHRGYSIEVLNVNSLKFEVKSNTFTKRNDWNNQIQFVSLHPFKRGIVESNTVNVNGTVNNSFYPISLTDVRNLDFINNSIIGVHNNWDIIFQGSQRCLFTGNFINSNPYGFNIEMSSENTYCCNIFPQSSANFWGECYSNFRGNSLKYLNLMLGGKIGPQISAGNIWNEVGSSATIAFESDQTPGNALLNNFLTDPLQTGHQPQAIDPLSLATIWFQAIGLPMSCVATPDCGIPPYNVTDYPDDYIMPEDTIGIFPDPTGDPIAKKCESLKEYLTNLKAYNNINLNPFIHQSQWNAHMILLYWIDMYGKEFWESCLGNEFLYDEDIALWYEAEKQRSKIRRPSHQHYLNYRNIQTNLTAMLPAFNNESMVDFSIGVDDRDSILFEYLSMTQELKLYVDSVKSDSKVKSEIFLSQIGLLPVKYDFLAHRKQVWELEQKVYLTGLASVSNSDWNDLRNIAEMCPLENGQVVYEARTLLRLAEVNDFPSIEATCSVNEIRSKSKVDDQYPVLYPNPSSGLIYFDIPKLLSPSKLRIFNVNGITLLELDVASAKNVELDLSTYHPGIYFYEISGIGKSLGKGKILLIK, encoded by the coding sequence ATGATGATCATGGCTTTTTATTCTGAACTTAATTGGATGTATGGCCAGAGTTGTAATATTGACTGCCCTGAATTATTAGTGAATCCGGATCTAATAATTGAAGATGGGGTGACAAATGGGGAAGAGGCATATTGTGATGGAAATGTGCCTGGTTGGAGAGGTGTGGATTGGACCCCACATATTATTGAAGAAGTACCTGTGTGTAACTTTAACATTACTAATCCATTAACTGCAATCACTTGCTTAAGATCAAGTGGTTCCGGTGACTTTCGAGAAACTATGGTTCAGGAAAATTTAAATTTTTCCACTGACCCATTAGTTGAGTATCAACTTCGGATGCAAGTCAGAATGCTTAATTGTGGAAGTGTTGGGCAATATCCTGAAGCATTTTTGGATGTTAGGACGGCTCCACCAGGGCACTTGTTAGCACACTGCATCAAAGTTGCCCCTGCCTGGAGTATTTTTGGTACGAATCAGATTTATGAGCAATTAATTTCAAGCTTCAATTTGCAGGAAATTAATCATTGTTTTACCGTAACAGAGCCTGCCGGTGCTTTATGGATAAGGACTCATAGACCAGTAATTTTACCTCCAGTTGATCAGAACTATTCAGTTTTAGGAATAGAATCGGTTAGTTTGAAATGTTCTACCCGGGCATTAACAGATATTTTGATTTCAAATACAGGAAATAATTATATGTTTGAAACTACCAATGTTTCTGAGGTATCTACTTTCGTCACATATCATTGGGATTTTGGTGATCCTGAGAGCGGTAGTTTAAATACCAGTAATCTGGCTCAACCTGAACATTTCTATGAGTGTCCGGGCATATACAGAGTTTGCGTTAATAGTATTGACAACAACGGATGTTGTGCTTCATTATGCGAATATGTTGAAATAGAAGAAGCTGAATATGATATATCTTTCTCCTATTCAGATGATTGCCAAACTGTTGCATTTTTATCAAGCACTTCTGAAGCCCCGGTCTCATATTTATGGGATTTTGGTGATGGTGTTGGGACTTCAACCGACGCTCATCCGCATTACACATACGCTCAGAATGGAACTTATGTAGTTAGCTTAACAGTTGCATTTCCTTGTGATGTTATAAAAGTAGATACTCTACAAATATTTGTTTGTTGTAAGGAGTCCACTTGTGATTTACCTTTTGAAACCATTGGAATTTTAACATCTGATTGCGGTAACTTTGTATATTTGAGTAGCTTACTTAACAATAATACAATTCCTCATACTACTTCTGGAAATGTAAAAATCGTAAGTGATCAAAAATTTTCTTTAATTGATAATCTTATAATTGATGTACCTGTTAGGTTTCGTAATACTGAATGGTATTGTAATCCAGGTACCTTTATCAGCCTTGCAGCATCTATGGAAAATATATCTTCTCATTATAGTGCTTGTACTGAAATGTGGCAAGGGATAATAAATAATGGATATTCATTATCTTTTATAAACAATGGCAGCATTAGTGATGCAGAACATGCTATTTGGTTAAGGAACAATTCAAGGATTTGGATTGAGAATTGTACTTTTAAAAATAATCTAAGAGGTATATTCTCTCCGACACCATCAAACGTTCTTAAAAATATAATTTTTTATCCAGGCACCAGAATATCCGGAAATACTTTTGAACTCAATGGTCAGATTAAACCTCCTTATGAAGGTCAGAATTTATGGCAAAACAGACCCATTGCAGGAATAGATATTACAGATGTGGCTCATTTTGGGGTTTTCAATTGTACGTTTAAGAATCTTGATTGGGGCATCAGAACCCAAGGCAGTAAATGTGTAGTCAGTCAGTCGAGGTTTGAAAATACTGATGGTTTGCGATCTGTTGGGATAGAACTTGAAAATATTATTGGACAAAATTTGATAACCAACACAAATACTTTTGATAATATGGATGTGGGTGTGGTTAGTTACAATAATACAATGGGTTCAATTGATATATCAGGAAACAACAATTTTGTGTGTAACAGAAATATTATTGCTACTGGAATTGGAATTAATACAAGTTCGGGGACAGACATTGTTTTGAATTCTAATACATTTGATATCCACAGAGGTTATTCTATTGAAGTGTTAAATGTAAATTCTCTCAAATTTGAAGTTAAATCTAATACTTTTACAAAGAGAAATGACTGGAACAATCAAATTCAATTTGTTTCACTTCATCCATTTAAAAGAGGCATTGTAGAAAGTAATACTGTAAATGTTAACGGAACTGTAAATAATTCATTCTATCCGATTAGTTTAACAGATGTCAGAAACCTTGATTTTATTAATAATTCTATTATCGGTGTGCACAATAATTGGGATATAATATTCCAAGGGTCACAAAGGTGCTTATTTACAGGAAACTTTATTAATTCCAATCCTTATGGTTTTAATATTGAAATGTCTTCTGAAAATACATACTGTTGCAATATATTTCCTCAAAGTAGTGCTAATTTCTGGGGAGAATGTTATTCCAATTTTAGAGGAAATTCTTTAAAATATCTGAATCTTATGCTGGGTGGTAAAATCGGACCACAAATAAGTGCAGGAAATATATGGAACGAAGTTGGTTCAAGCGCAACAATTGCATTTGAATCAGATCAAACTCCTGGAAATGCTCTTCTTAATAATTTTTTAACTGATCCGTTACAAACCGGGCATCAGCCGCAAGCTATCGATCCTTTATCTTTGGCAACAATTTGGTTTCAAGCAATAGGTTTGCCAATGTCCTGTGTTGCCACTCCGGATTGTGGTATTCCGCCTTATAATGTGACAGACTATCCGGATGACTACATAATGCCTGAAGATACCATTGGGATATTTCCTGATCCTACGGGTGATCCGATAGCAAAGAAATGTGAGTCTCTGAAAGAATACCTTACTAATCTTAAAGCTTACAATAACATTAATCTAAATCCGTTCATCCACCAGTCACAATGGAATGCGCACATGATACTTTTGTATTGGATAGATATGTATGGAAAAGAGTTTTGGGAGTCATGTCTGGGAAATGAGTTCTTATATGATGAGGATATTGCGCTTTGGTATGAAGCTGAAAAACAACGCAGTAAAATCAGGAGACCATCACACCAACATTATCTGAATTATCGTAATATACAAACAAATCTTACCGCGATGCTACCAGCATTCAACAATGAAAGTATGGTTGATTTTAGCATAGGAGTAGATGATCGGGATAGCATATTATTTGAATATTTGAGTATGACTCAAGAATTGAAATTATATGTGGATAGTGTAAAATCTGATTCCAAAGTAAAATCAGAAATATTTTTATCTCAAATAGGACTTCTCCCTGTAAAATATGATTTTCTGGCACATCGGAAACAGGTTTGGGAATTAGAGCAAAAAGTTTATTTGACCGGTTTAGCTTCAGTCAGCAATTCAGATTGGAACGACTTAAGAAATATAGCCGAAATGTGTCCTTTGGAAAACGGGCAGGTTGTATATGAAGCGAGAACTTTGCTCAGATTAGCAGAAGTTAATGATTTTCCCTCCATTGAAGCTACCTGTAGTGTAAATGAAATCAGAAGCAAAAGTAAAGTGGATGATCAGTACCCCGTTTTATATCCGAATCCTTCTTCAGGCTTGATTTACTTTGATATACCTAAGCTTTTATCACCTTCTAAACTCCGGATTTTTAATGTCAATGGTATAACACTATTGGAATTGGACGTTGCTTCCGCGAAAAATGTGGAATTAGATCTAAGCACTTATCATCCCGGGATATATTTTTATGAAATATCAGGGATAGGGAAGTCTTTAGGGAAAGGTAAAATATTATTAATAAAATAG
- the phoU gene encoding phosphate signaling complex protein PhoU — MNNQALAIQNLREEIKEMMDAVKSQMYRVKTALETMDKELANEIMSLEKKVNAMDINIDKACENILALYNPLAMDLRFVLACLNINNQLERMGDHAESIAEYILNGEIHQPFTEEVLKAIEFNTAFETSLSMIDDAIYSFLNEDTQIAKWVFGKDLTLNKINKNSPIILTTFIQKNPENTREYLYLFSIMKKLERIGDLAKNIAEETVFYVDAKVIRHKDEKYKIKNK, encoded by the coding sequence ATGAATAATCAGGCATTAGCAATCCAGAATCTTAGGGAAGAAATTAAGGAAATGATGGATGCAGTCAAATCCCAAATGTACAGAGTGAAAACTGCACTTGAAACAATGGATAAAGAATTGGCCAATGAGATTATGTCCTTAGAAAAAAAAGTGAACGCCATGGATATCAATATCGACAAAGCCTGCGAAAATATCCTGGCACTGTACAACCCATTAGCAATGGATCTGCGTTTTGTTTTAGCTTGCCTGAATATCAACAATCAATTGGAGAGAATGGGTGACCATGCTGAAAGTATTGCGGAGTATATTCTTAACGGAGAAATTCATCAGCCATTCACAGAAGAAGTATTGAAAGCTATTGAATTCAATACGGCCTTTGAAACAAGTTTAAGCATGATAGATGATGCAATCTATAGTTTCCTGAATGAAGACACGCAAATTGCAAAATGGGTATTTGGGAAAGACCTGACCTTAAATAAAATCAACAAAAATTCTCCCATCATACTGACTACTTTTATTCAAAAAAATCCTGAAAACACCAGAGAATATCTTTACCTCTTTTCGATTATGAAAAAACTGGAACGAATCGGTGACCTTGCTAAAAATATAGCAGAAGAAACCGTTTTTTATGTCGATGCAAAAGTCATCCGGCATAAAGATGAAAAATATAAAATCAAAAACAAGTAA